In uncultured Bacteroides sp., one genomic interval encodes:
- a CDS encoding glycoside hydrolase family 95 protein → MNNTKISVLILLFCLLAIPNGWAQKGGKLKMWYDKPAKVWNEALPIGNGRLAAMVFGDPFNEKLQLNEGTFWSGGPSRNDNPDGLSVLDSVRYYIFKEDYKRADFLSNRGLTAKQLHGSMFQVIGNLNLAFNGNNNYTDYYRELDLERAVFTTSYKVDGVTYKREVFASKPDQVIVVRLTANKPGKLSFAASFDGPLQKSVKVLDTKTLEMTGLSGTHEGVTGQVKFDARAKILNSGGTTTIESNKINVSKANEVVIVISIATNFTDYKTLSADEVKKCTNYLTAAQNKPYSTMLKNHIATFQKHFNRVNFDLGTSSAAKLPTDERIKNFSKSFDPELISMYYQFGRYLLISSSQPGGQPANLQGIWNGSTRPAWDSKYTININTEMNYWPAEKCNMSEMHEPLIQLIKELSETGKQTAKTMYGCNGWVAHHNTDIWRISGVVDFANAGLWPMGGAWLSQHLWEKYLYSGDLKYLESVYPVLKSACEFYKDFLIEEPSHKWLVVSPSMSPENTPSGHSGCALTYGTTMDNQILFDLFTKTIKAAKLLKKDGALIADFQKILNNLPPMQIGRYGQLQEWIGDWDDPNDQHRHVSHLYGLYPSNQISPYTTPDLFDAARTTLIHRSDVSTGWSMGWKVNFWARLLDGNHARKLITDQLTLVDPVKEKSGGTYPNFFDAHPPFQIDGNFGCTSGITEMLLQSHDGAIDILPALPDDWKKGSISGLRTYGGFDVNITWENNKVQKIIIKSHLGGNCRIRVPNEVTLVGGKTLKVASGENSNPFFDTAKVMNPLISASAKMNAVHLKQNWLYDLPTEAGKTYTITCKK, encoded by the coding sequence ATGAACAACACTAAAATTTCAGTACTGATTTTATTATTCTGCCTTCTTGCTATCCCAAATGGGTGGGCACAAAAAGGCGGAAAACTTAAAATGTGGTACGATAAACCTGCTAAAGTGTGGAACGAAGCGCTTCCAATTGGTAACGGCAGACTGGCAGCAATGGTTTTCGGAGATCCTTTTAATGAAAAACTGCAGTTAAATGAAGGTACTTTTTGGTCAGGTGGACCATCACGTAACGACAATCCTGATGGCTTATCCGTACTTGACTCAGTGCGATACTATATTTTTAAAGAAGACTACAAACGAGCCGATTTTCTGTCAAACAGAGGACTTACTGCAAAACAATTGCATGGTTCTATGTTTCAGGTAATAGGTAATCTGAATCTTGCATTTAATGGCAATAATAATTATACTGATTATTACAGGGAACTCGATCTGGAAAGAGCTGTTTTTACCACTTCCTATAAAGTGGATGGAGTAACTTATAAAAGAGAGGTTTTTGCATCGAAACCAGATCAGGTTATTGTTGTAAGACTTACAGCCAATAAACCTGGAAAATTATCTTTTGCAGCAAGTTTTGACGGGCCTTTACAGAAATCGGTAAAGGTGCTGGATACTAAAACTCTTGAAATGACAGGTTTATCTGGTACTCACGAAGGTGTAACCGGACAAGTTAAATTCGATGCTCGTGCTAAAATCCTGAATTCGGGTGGAACTACTACTATTGAATCAAATAAGATCAATGTAAGTAAGGCTAATGAAGTTGTTATCGTGATTTCTATTGCAACTAATTTCACTGATTATAAAACTTTATCGGCAGATGAAGTCAAGAAATGTACCAACTATCTTACAGCTGCTCAGAATAAGCCTTATTCAACAATGCTTAAGAACCATATAGCTACGTTTCAGAAACATTTTAATCGTGTAAATTTTGATTTAGGTACTTCGTCGGCAGCAAAACTGCCAACTGACGAAAGAATTAAGAATTTCTCAAAGTCATTTGATCCTGAATTGATTTCTATGTATTATCAATTTGGCCGTTATTTGTTGATTTCATCTTCTCAACCGGGAGGGCAACCAGCCAATCTTCAGGGAATATGGAATGGTAGCACTCGTCCGGCATGGGATAGTAAGTATACCATCAATATCAATACGGAAATGAATTATTGGCCTGCCGAGAAATGTAACATGTCTGAAATGCATGAACCATTGATTCAATTGATAAAAGAACTATCAGAAACGGGCAAACAAACAGCTAAAACAATGTATGGTTGCAATGGTTGGGTGGCTCATCATAATACTGATATCTGGCGTATTTCCGGTGTGGTCGATTTTGCTAATGCCGGATTATGGCCGATGGGTGGTGCATGGCTGTCACAGCATTTATGGGAGAAATACTTGTATAGTGGCGATTTAAAATATTTGGAATCAGTTTATCCCGTATTAAAATCAGCTTGTGAATTTTATAAAGATTTTCTAATAGAAGAACCTTCTCATAAATGGTTGGTAGTAAGCCCTTCTATGTCACCGGAGAATACTCCATCAGGGCATTCCGGATGTGCGCTTACCTACGGAACAACTATGGATAATCAGATTCTTTTCGATTTGTTTACCAAAACAATTAAGGCTGCAAAGTTGCTGAAAAAAGATGGAGCATTGATAGCTGATTTTCAAAAGATACTAAATAATCTTCCTCCAATGCAGATTGGCCGTTATGGTCAGTTACAAGAATGGATAGGAGACTGGGATGATCCTAATGATCAACATAGGCATGTGTCACACTTATATGGTTTGTATCCGAGTAATCAGATTTCACCATATACGACTCCCGATTTATTTGATGCTGCACGTACAACACTTATTCACCGTAGTGATGTGTCAACCGGATGGTCGATGGGCTGGAAAGTGAATTTCTGGGCACGCTTGCTCGATGGTAACCATGCACGAAAACTCATTACTGATCAATTAACACTTGTTGATCCGGTAAAAGAAAAGAGTGGTGGTACTTATCCCAACTTCTTTGATGCACATCCGCCATTTCAGATAGATGGAAACTTTGGCTGTACTTCGGGTATTACAGAAATGCTTTTGCAAAGTCACGATGGAGCTATTGATATTCTACCGGCATTGCCTGATGACTGGAAAAAAGGAAGCATCAGTGGCTTGAGAACTTATGGTGGTTTCGATGTGAACATCACTTGGGAAAATAATAAGGTACAGAAGATTATCATAAAATCTCATTTAGGTGGAAACTGCCGTATTCGTGTTCCTAATGAAGTTACCTTGGTAGGTGGTAAAACATTGAAAGTAGCTTCAGGAGAGAATTCAAATCCATTCTTTGATACTGCTAAAGTAATGAATCCTTTGATCTCGGCTTCAGCAAAGATGAATGCTGTACATCTTAAACAAAACTGGTTATATGATTTGCCTACTGAAGCTGGTAAAACATATACAATTACTTGTAAAAAGTAG
- a CDS encoding glycoside hydrolase family 127 protein: MLKLGVFIGSLLFCNSIIAQDKLYPNTFRLSDVTLLNGPFKHARDLNIQTLLKYDVNRLLAPYRKEAGLTPKGESYENWIGLDGHVGGHYLSAMAINYAATGNAECKKRLDYMIAELKACQDANTKMHPEWGEGYVGGVPDSKGVWSKIKAGDVSAIWKYWVPWYNVHKMYAGLRDAWLYTGNKEAKRIFIKFCDWAINVTSGLSDIKMEEMLGNEHGGMNEVFADAYQMTGDQKYLIAAKRFSHKMLLDAMSANTDNLDNKHANTQVPKVVGFERIAELSHDNNYGKAGSFFWETVTANRSLAFGGNSRREIFPSAAACSDYVNDVEGPESCNSYNMLKLTEDLFRVNPLAKYADYYERTLFNHMLSSQHPEHGGYVYFTSARPRHYRVYSTPNEGMWCCVGSGMENHGKHGQFIYTHSKDSLFLNLFIASELNWKDKNIKVRQETAFPNEEQTKLTITSGNARFKLMIRYPYWVNDGQLKITVNGKMVDFVGHPSSYVSIDRIWKKGDIVEIKFPMNTHIERLPNVPNYIAFMHGPILLSAKTGTEDMKGLVADDSRWGHIAGGKKLPLNEAPIIVEDDIASLVNKVIPVAGKPFNFTFSQVKMVNPIKVELEPFYKIHDARYEMYWMTLSNSQYRSYIDSLSVLEQQKADLQKRTIDFVAPGEQQPEVDHAAEKQNTNSGNNLDEFWRDARNEGYFSYKLATNRETSLSLMVRYWGAETGNRKFDIYIDNEKLVTENISGIWNRKEFRNVEYLIPDSMLKGKDYVRVKFQSLPDNIAGAVYYVRIVRSK; this comes from the coding sequence ATGCTAAAGCTTGGTGTCTTTATTGGTAGTTTATTATTTTGTAATAGTATTATAGCTCAGGATAAATTATATCCGAATACTTTTCGGTTAAGTGATGTGACATTACTTAACGGTCCTTTTAAGCATGCCAGAGATCTGAATATTCAGACACTTTTGAAATATGATGTTAATCGTTTATTGGCTCCTTACCGTAAAGAAGCTGGATTAACTCCCAAAGGTGAGAGTTATGAAAACTGGATTGGACTGGATGGGCATGTGGGAGGACATTACCTCTCGGCAATGGCAATTAATTATGCTGCTACCGGTAATGCAGAGTGTAAGAAACGTTTGGATTACATGATTGCAGAACTGAAAGCTTGTCAGGATGCTAATACAAAAATGCATCCGGAATGGGGAGAGGGATATGTAGGTGGTGTTCCTGATAGTAAAGGTGTATGGAGTAAGATTAAGGCCGGCGATGTTAGTGCGATCTGGAAATATTGGGTTCCCTGGTACAATGTACATAAAATGTATGCCGGGCTTAGAGATGCATGGCTGTATACCGGAAATAAAGAAGCAAAAAGGATTTTTATAAAATTCTGCGACTGGGCTATTAATGTCACTTCAGGTCTTTCAGATATAAAAATGGAAGAGATGCTCGGTAATGAGCATGGTGGTATGAATGAAGTTTTTGCCGATGCATACCAGATGACTGGCGATCAGAAATATCTGATTGCTGCAAAGCGTTTTTCTCATAAAATGTTGCTTGATGCAATGTCTGCAAATACTGATAATCTTGATAATAAACACGCAAACACACAGGTGCCTAAAGTCGTAGGCTTTGAAAGAATAGCAGAACTATCTCACGATAATAACTATGGAAAGGCTGGAAGCTTTTTCTGGGAAACAGTAACTGCCAATCGTTCTCTTGCATTTGGCGGAAATAGCCGGAGAGAAATATTCCCGAGTGCGGCTGCCTGCTCGGATTATGTAAATGATGTAGAAGGTCCGGAAAGTTGTAATTCCTATAATATGCTGAAACTCACAGAAGATCTTTTCCGGGTTAATCCATTGGCTAAATATGCTGATTATTACGAAAGAACGCTATTCAACCACATGCTTTCATCTCAACATCCCGAACATGGTGGATATGTGTATTTCACATCAGCTCGCCCACGTCATTACAGGGTTTATTCCACTCCTAATGAGGGAATGTGGTGCTGTGTGGGAAGCGGTATGGAAAACCATGGGAAACATGGTCAGTTTATCTATACTCACTCTAAAGATTCGTTGTTTTTAAATCTGTTTATTGCTTCTGAACTAAACTGGAAAGACAAAAATATAAAAGTAAGGCAGGAAACTGCATTCCCCAATGAGGAACAGACTAAACTTACCATAACCAGTGGCAATGCTCGTTTCAAGTTGATGATTCGATATCCTTATTGGGTAAATGATGGACAGTTGAAAATTACGGTTAATGGAAAGATGGTTGATTTTGTTGGTCATCCATCATCTTATGTAAGCATTGACAGGATATGGAAAAAAGGGGATATAGTAGAAATTAAATTCCCCATGAATACTCATATTGAACGTCTGCCAAATGTTCCTAATTATATAGCTTTTATGCACGGTCCTATCTTGCTGAGTGCCAAAACGGGAACAGAGGATATGAAAGGACTCGTTGCTGACGATTCAAGATGGGGGCATATAGCCGGTGGAAAGAAATTGCCTTTAAATGAAGCTCCAATTATTGTGGAAGATGATATTGCTTCATTAGTAAATAAGGTAATTCCTGTAGCCGGAAAGCCGTTTAATTTTACTTTCTCACAGGTTAAAATGGTTAATCCGATAAAGGTTGAACTGGAACCGTTTTATAAAATTCATGATGCGAGATATGAAATGTATTGGATGACTTTATCAAACAGTCAGTACCGTTCTTATATTGATTCACTTTCAGTATTGGAGCAACAAAAAGCCGATTTGCAGAAACGTACCATTGACTTTGTTGCTCCGGGAGAACAGCAACCGGAAGTTGATCATGCTGCTGAAAAGCAAAATACAAATAGTGGAAATAACTTGGATGAATTTTGGCGTGATGCACGAAATGAAGGCTATTTTAGCTATAAACTTGCTACAAATAGGGAAACAAGTTTGAGTTTGATGGTGCGTTACTGGGGTGCTGAAACAGGTAATAGAAAATTTGATATTTACATTGATAATGAGAAGCTGGTAACGGAGAATATAAGTGGCATATGGAATAGAAAGGAATTCCGGAATGTAGAATATCTTATTCCTGATTCAATGCTGAAGGGTAAAGATTACGTTAGAGTTAAGTTCCAATCTTTGCCTGATAATATTGCCGGTGCAGTTTATTATGTTCGTATAGTCAGAAGTAAATAG
- a CDS encoding alpha/beta hydrolase-fold protein, with protein sequence MKKLTFIFLIALIFSSTVKGQTDGIANKDNSNLGMSASSNVRTSKYPMILPDSRAVFHVKAPDAQKVQLDLGKKYDMIKNNEGIWEVTTDSLTEGFHYYSLLIDGVAVADPASESFYGMSRMASGIEVPFKGDGYYAVKNVAHGDVRMKRYYSSVTKTWRRFYIYTPAGYDADINQKYPVLYLMHGGGEDERGWSTQGKTDLILDNLIADKKAKPMLIVMVDGNIGNGGFSESSLKAFESELKECIIPCVEKEYRVKTDSKNRALAGLSMGGIQTLYAGIKNTQLFSYLGVFSSGWLPNLDGVAEAQYEFMKNNSDLINNNLNQFWIAQGGKEDIAHRNCQIMLSKFKDLKIKYSYSEYPGGHTWPVWRNNLYNFAQLLFK encoded by the coding sequence ATGAAAAAACTTACTTTTATATTTTTAATAGCTCTTATTTTTAGTTCAACTGTGAAAGGGCAGACTGATGGAATAGCAAATAAAGATAATTCTAACTTAGGAATGTCTGCTTCATCAAATGTGAGAACATCAAAATATCCTATGATTTTACCTGATAGTCGTGCTGTTTTTCATGTAAAAGCTCCTGATGCACAAAAAGTACAGCTTGATTTAGGAAAGAAGTACGATATGATAAAAAATAACGAAGGTATATGGGAGGTTACTACCGACTCGCTTACAGAAGGCTTCCATTATTATTCTTTGTTGATTGATGGCGTAGCTGTTGCCGATCCTGCCAGCGAGTCTTTTTATGGTATGAGTAGAATGGCCAGCGGCATAGAAGTGCCTTTTAAAGGGGACGGATATTATGCTGTTAAAAATGTTGCACACGGTGATGTAAGAATGAAGCGTTATTATTCATCTGTTACAAAGACCTGGCGCCGCTTTTATATTTATACTCCTGCCGGATACGATGCTGATATAAATCAAAAATATCCGGTGTTGTACTTGATGCATGGTGGTGGAGAAGACGAACGTGGCTGGTCAACTCAAGGCAAAACTGATTTAATTCTGGATAATCTGATTGCTGATAAAAAAGCGAAGCCAATGCTTATTGTTATGGTTGATGGCAACATCGGTAATGGTGGATTTAGTGAATCATCATTGAAAGCATTTGAATCTGAATTAAAGGAATGTATAATCCCTTGTGTAGAAAAAGAATATCGTGTTAAAACAGATTCAAAGAATCGTGCGCTTGCTGGTCTTTCAATGGGCGGAATTCAAACTCTTTATGCAGGAATAAAAAATACCCAATTATTCTCTTATCTGGGAGTCTTTAGTTCTGGCTGGTTGCCTAACTTAGACGGTGTTGCTGAAGCTCAATATGAGTTTATGAAGAATAATTCTGATTTAATAAACAATAATCTTAATCAATTTTGGATTGCTCAAGGTGGCAAAGAAGATATTGCACATAGAAACTGTCAGATTATGCTTTCGAAATTTAAAGATTTGAAGATTAAATATTCTTATAGCGAATACCCAGGAGGACATACATGGCCGGTATGGAGAAACAATCTTTATAACTTTGCTCAGTTATTGTTTAAATAA
- a CDS encoding alpha/beta hydrolase-fold protein yields MKKFFMLLSLAFIANLSINSQTFNCAPEGFDVSGDGIKHGKVDTLEYFSATVGGNRKALVYTPPGYSKSKKYPVLYLLHGIGGDEKEWLIQGKPQVILDNLYAAKKVAPMIVVLPNGRAMKDDRAVGNIYDGVKVQAFATFEKDLINDLIPSIEKKYPVLKDREHRAIAGLSMGGGQSLNFGLGNLDKFAWIGGFSSAPNTKTPQELVPNPANTKRMLKLLWISCGDKDNLITYSQRTHDYLNANQISHIYQVIPGGHHDFKVWKQNLYMFSQTLFKPVDTSIIAHYSSAPLADNTTTSAIPASTNIPGMQYPEVLPDNRAFFRIKAPQANKVQIDLGKKYDMEKEEDGSWIVTTEPLVEGFHYYSIIVDGVAVADPASQTFYGMGRMASGIEIPEKGVDYYLAKNVPHGQIRQVRYYSDVTKSMRRAFVYTPAGYDANSSARYPVLYLQHGAGEDETGWSNQGKVDYILDNLIAEGKAKPMLVVMDKGYAVDPEAPKNENAQGIRGMMQNKALEQVFIKEIIPTIDKEFRTIPDRDHRAMAGLSMGGFQTFQITLSNLDKFAYIGGFSGGGMLQQAQDLSKLYNGALADSNEFNQKVKLVYLSIGTAEPEQMYRTVNNFHKELEKAGIKHVYYESPGTSHEWLTWRRSLNQFAGMIFK; encoded by the coding sequence ATGAAAAAGTTTTTTATGCTTTTATCTTTAGCATTTATTGCTAATTTAAGCATTAACAGTCAGACGTTTAATTGTGCGCCTGAAGGTTTTGATGTTTCTGGAGATGGAATTAAACATGGTAAAGTAGATACTCTTGAATACTTTTCTGCAACCGTTGGGGGTAACCGGAAAGCACTGGTTTATACTCCTCCAGGGTATTCGAAAAGTAAAAAATATCCTGTGCTCTACTTATTACATGGGATAGGTGGAGATGAGAAGGAATGGTTAATTCAAGGTAAACCACAAGTGATTCTTGATAATTTGTATGCCGCTAAAAAAGTGGCTCCAATGATTGTGGTTCTTCCTAATGGAAGGGCTATGAAGGATGATCGTGCTGTTGGCAATATTTATGATGGAGTGAAGGTACAGGCATTTGCTACATTTGAAAAAGATTTGATAAATGATTTGATTCCTTCAATTGAAAAAAAATATCCGGTTCTTAAAGATCGCGAACACCGTGCCATTGCAGGTCTTTCAATGGGTGGAGGACAATCATTGAATTTCGGACTTGGCAATCTTGATAAATTTGCCTGGATAGGAGGATTCTCATCAGCTCCGAATACAAAAACACCTCAGGAGCTTGTTCCAAATCCTGCTAATACAAAGAGAATGTTGAAATTACTATGGATATCCTGCGGTGACAAAGATAATTTGATTACTTACAGCCAACGTACACATGATTATTTGAATGCTAATCAGATCTCTCATATTTATCAGGTTATTCCGGGTGGACATCATGACTTCAAAGTTTGGAAGCAGAATCTATATATGTTTTCTCAGACATTATTCAAACCAGTTGATACTTCAATAATAGCTCATTATAGTAGCGCTCCTCTTGCTGATAATACTACTACTTCGGCAATTCCTGCTTCAACAAATATTCCGGGAATGCAATATCCCGAAGTTTTACCTGATAACAGAGCATTTTTCAGGATAAAAGCTCCTCAAGCAAACAAAGTACAAATTGATCTGGGCAAGAAATATGATATGGAAAAAGAAGAGGATGGCTCATGGATTGTAACAACTGAACCTCTGGTTGAAGGCTTTCACTATTATTCTATAATTGTTGATGGTGTTGCAGTAGCCGATCCGGCCAGTCAGACTTTCTATGGTATGGGACGTATGGCTAGTGGTATTGAGATTCCTGAAAAAGGGGTAGATTATTATCTGGCAAAAAATGTACCTCACGGTCAGATTCGTCAAGTAAGATATTATTCTGATGTAACAAAATCAATGAGAAGAGCTTTTGTTTATACTCCTGCAGGATATGATGCAAATTCGTCTGCAAGATATCCGGTTCTTTACCTGCAGCATGGAGCAGGAGAGGATGAAACCGGATGGTCAAACCAGGGAAAGGTTGATTATATTCTTGATAATCTTATTGCTGAGGGCAAAGCTAAACCAATGTTGGTAGTAATGGATAAAGGCTATGCTGTTGATCCTGAAGCTCCTAAAAATGAGAATGCACAAGGAATTAGAGGGATGATGCAGAATAAAGCTTTGGAACAGGTATTTATTAAAGAAATTATTCCAACTATCGACAAGGAATTCCGCACTATACCCGATCGTGACCATAGAGCTATGGCCGGACTGTCTATGGGAGGTTTTCAAACATTCCAGATTACGCTGTCTAATCTTGATAAATTTGCTTACATAGGCGGATTTAGTGGAGGTGGCATGCTACAACAGGCACAGGATTTATCAAAATTATATAATGGTGCTTTAGCTGATTCAAACGAATTTAATCAGAAAGTGAAACTTGTTTATTTAAGCATCGGAACAGCAGAACCAGAACAAATGTATCGTACAGTAAATAATTTCCATAAAGAACTTGAAAAGGCTGGAATTAAACATGTATATTATGAATCTCCCGGAACTTCACATGAATGGCTTACCTGGAGAAGATCACTGAATCAGTTTGCTGGTATGATTTTTAAATAA
- a CDS encoding HAMP domain-containing sensor histidine kinase — MKISLSYKLNLICLLVAFLLPGIFGCSNAYGENAPQNSILIISSYNPETSQTSKNISAFLDEYRLLDGKSPVIIENMNCGSFTEAYLWKGQMKKILNKYFLSNRHPGIIILLGQEAWSAFLSQDTQTNKKIHNIPAIVGMVSRNAIILPDDSVSLEKWNPESIDALKDSYRIHKMAGFIYQYDVEKNIKLIQDLYPKTKHVALVTDNTYGGVSLQAYVKKEITKFPGLDLILLDGRKNSIYTIVDSINKLPDNTVMLLGTWRVDKNNGYFMNNATYMMMAAKPKMPAFTITSIGLGHWAVGGCVPQYRTIGKDMALQAYDILDDRTVVKAKIEIIPNQYKFDAIKLDSLRISVNKLPAGSVLINEQASFYEQNKYLVWACVFVFFTLLIGMIISLYFLFRTKKLKDELEVSEADLRVAKEKAEESERLKSAFLANMTHEIRTPLNAIVGFSNVLATGGCAQEDIVEYNKVIQTNSDLLLRLINDILDISRLESGKLDFYYEECNVESLCKEVLASVEATCKYPVEFTFESFNPNFYMVTDIQRLQQVLLNILSNSCKFTKEGSIILNYKIDEMKKMMFFSVTDTGEGIGEGEEEMIFDRFKKLNDFVQGSGLGLAICKTIMNVLGGDIWVDSSYKNGARFVFSHPLNLKPQEYIAE, encoded by the coding sequence ATGAAAATTTCTCTCTCGTATAAACTTAATCTTATATGTCTTCTAGTTGCTTTTTTGCTGCCGGGTATCTTTGGTTGCTCAAATGCCTATGGAGAAAATGCTCCCCAAAATTCTATTCTTATAATCAGTTCATACAATCCTGAAACATCTCAAACATCTAAAAATATTTCTGCTTTTTTGGATGAATATCGTCTTTTAGATGGTAAATCTCCTGTTATAATAGAAAATATGAATTGTGGAAGCTTTACTGAAGCTTATCTGTGGAAAGGGCAGATGAAGAAAATTTTGAATAAATATTTTTTAAGCAATCGCCATCCGGGAATAATTATTCTTCTTGGTCAGGAGGCCTGGTCTGCATTTCTTTCTCAGGATACTCAAACGAACAAAAAAATACATAATATACCTGCTATTGTTGGTATGGTGAGCCGGAATGCTATTATCCTTCCTGATGATAGTGTGTCATTGGAAAAATGGAATCCTGAAAGTATTGATGCGCTAAAGGATTCTTATCGGATACATAAAATGGCGGGCTTTATTTATCAGTATGATGTAGAGAAGAATATAAAGCTGATTCAGGATTTGTATCCCAAAACAAAACATGTTGCATTAGTTACAGATAATACTTACGGTGGGGTTTCTTTGCAGGCGTATGTGAAAAAGGAAATTACAAAGTTTCCCGGATTGGATCTTATCTTATTAGATGGAAGAAAAAACTCAATTTATACAATAGTAGATAGCATTAATAAGTTGCCTGATAATACTGTTATGTTGTTAGGCACTTGGAGGGTAGATAAGAACAATGGCTATTTTATGAATAATGCTACCTATATGATGATGGCTGCAAAACCAAAAATGCCAGCTTTTACTATAACATCAATAGGGCTGGGGCACTGGGCTGTAGGTGGCTGTGTTCCTCAGTATCGTACTATTGGTAAAGATATGGCTTTGCAGGCTTATGATATTTTAGATGACAGAACTGTTGTTAAAGCTAAAATAGAAATCATTCCTAATCAATATAAATTTGATGCGATAAAACTGGATAGCCTGAGAATTAGTGTAAATAAACTGCCGGCTGGTTCTGTTTTGATAAATGAACAGGCTTCTTTCTATGAGCAGAATAAGTATCTGGTTTGGGCATGTGTTTTCGTCTTTTTTACGCTTTTAATAGGTATGATTATTTCTCTTTACTTCTTGTTCCGTACAAAGAAGTTGAAAGATGAACTAGAAGTATCTGAAGCTGATTTACGAGTTGCTAAAGAAAAAGCAGAAGAATCAGAACGTTTAAAATCAGCCTTCCTGGCAAATATGACTCATGAAATCCGGACGCCTCTTAATGCTATAGTTGGTTTCTCTAATGTGCTGGCTACAGGAGGGTGTGCTCAGGAAGATATTGTTGAATATAATAAAGTTATTCAAACTAACTCTGATCTTCTTCTTCGTCTTATTAATGATATTCTTGATATATCTCGTTTAGAATCTGGTAAGCTTGATTTCTATTATGAAGAATGCAATGTAGAATCTTTGTGTAAGGAGGTTTTGGCTTCGGTAGAAGCAACGTGTAAATATCCGGTGGAATTTACATTCGAATCTTTTAATCCAAATTTCTATATGGTTACAGATATACAACGCTTACAGCAGGTTTTATTAAATATCCTTTCAAACTCTTGTAAGTTTACTAAAGAGGGTTCTATTATTTTAAACTATAAGATCGATGAAATGAAAAAAATGATGTTTTTTTCTGTAACTGATACTGGTGAAGGAATAGGGGAAGGAGAAGAAGAAATGATATTTGATCGTTTCAAGAAATTAAATGATTTTGTTCAGGGATCAGGCTTAGGCTTAGCTATTTGCAAAACAATTATGAATGTATTGGGAGGTGATATTTGGGTAGATTCATCTTATAAAAATGGTGCACGTTTTGTGTTTTCACACCCATTAAATTTAAAACCTCAGGAATATATTGCTGAATAA
- a CDS encoding tetratricopeptide repeat protein, producing MKKTILILMFAIMYNISFGQNKVDAEKLVNEGIAYHDKGDYDGAIFRYDKALILDKDNFLALSEKAFSLLSSQKNEESIKCCEKAIETHPEEEGLKMVYVTYGNALDGLNKTDRSIEVYDEGIKQFPDFYLLHFNKGITLGSVKKYNDALFCFQMSAKLNPKHASSHNAIARISKINDIRIPALLAYCRFLSLDSESDRAKQNLESVKSIMKANVEKTGNKSINININSNMLGDVSANGKQKENNFSVTDMILSMETAMDFDEKNNNKTEVEQFIRKFNTVCSSLKESKKENYGFFWDYYVPYLIEMKDKKLVEAFSYVAFASSADPDVSKWLESNKEEVERFFEWSKSFKFATN from the coding sequence ATGAAGAAAACAATCTTAATTTTGATGTTTGCTATAATGTACAACATCTCATTTGGACAAAATAAAGTAGATGCTGAAAAGCTAGTTAACGAAGGAATTGCCTATCACGACAAAGGAGATTATGATGGTGCCATATTTAGATACGACAAAGCTCTGATACTCGACAAAGACAATTTTCTTGCATTGTCAGAAAAGGCATTCAGTTTATTATCATCCCAAAAAAACGAAGAGTCTATTAAATGCTGTGAAAAAGCAATTGAAACTCATCCAGAAGAAGAAGGACTAAAAATGGTTTATGTAACATACGGGAATGCTTTAGATGGCTTAAATAAAACGGATAGATCAATCGAAGTATATGATGAAGGAATAAAACAATTTCCAGACTTCTACCTGCTCCATTTCAATAAAGGAATAACACTAGGGAGTGTGAAAAAATATAATGATGCATTATTCTGTTTCCAAATGTCAGCTAAGCTTAATCCAAAACACGCTAGTTCTCATAATGCAATTGCCAGGATTTCAAAGATCAACGATATAAGGATTCCTGCATTATTGGCTTATTGCAGATTTTTATCTCTCGATTCTGAAAGTGACAGGGCAAAACAAAATCTTGAAAGTGTAAAATCCATAATGAAAGCAAATGTTGAAAAAACCGGAAACAAATCTATTAACATTAATATTAATAGTAATATGCTTGGTGACGTATCGGCTAACGGAAAACAAAAAGAGAACAATTTTTCGGTTACCGACATGATATTATCTATGGAAACAGCAATGGATTTTGATGAAAAGAATAATAATAAGACAGAAGTTGAACAATTTATTAGAAAGTTTAATACTGTTTGTTCGTCCTTAAAAGAATCAAAGAAAGAAAATTATGGTTTTTTTTGGGATTATTATGTTCCATATTTAATTGAAATGAAAGACAAAAAGTTAGTTGAGGCTTTTTCGTATGTAGCTTTTGCATCTTCAGCAGACCCGGATGTTTCTAAGTGGTTAGAATCAAACAAAGAAGAAGTTGAACGATTTTTTGAATGGTCTAAATCATTTAAATTTGCTACTAACTAA